The Mercurialis annua linkage group LG2, ddMerAnnu1.2, whole genome shotgun sequence genome contains a region encoding:
- the LOC126666611 gene encoding E3 ubiquitin-protein ligase RMA3-like — translation METGFFEHDQRFQSEDAVTVKNNWKSIPAPTTGISDDDGDDCFSCNICLDSPYDPVVTICGHLYCWPCIYKWLQVKSNSSDAEVQQQTSCPVCKASISSSSLVPLYGRGTSGSAPETSKAFLDAVIPRRPTPSLNTSVSNTSHQNFFHSQAQRQSFHHQRVLPDPYRDYGSMASSNLGGAAMAQIFNPVIGMFGELIFARTLGTSNTSLFAYSYPNSNDITSSYSNNNNPRMRRQELQLEKSLNRVTIFFFCCIILCLLLF, via the coding sequence ATGGAAACAGGATTTTTCGAGCATGACCAGCGTTTTCAATCGGAAGATGCTGTTACAGTGAAGAATAATTGGAAATCTATCCCTGCCCCGACGACAGGCATTTCTGATGATGATGGCGATGATTGTTTCAGTTGCAACATATGCTTAGACTCGCCATATGACCCTGTCGTTACAATCTGTGGTCATCTGTATTGCTGGCCGTGTATTTATAAATGGCTGCAAGTTAAAAGTAATTCTTCGGATGCTGAGGTGCAGCAGCAGACGAGTTGCCCTGTTTGCAAAGCTAGCATTTCTTCTAGCTCACTGGTTCCGCTTTATGGTCGTGGTACTTCCGGAAGTGCTCCAGAAACGAGTAAAGCCTTTCTGGATGCAGTCATACCTCGCAGGCCAACTCCTTCGTTGAATACATCCGTTTCTAATACTTCACATCAGAACTTTTTCCATTCACAGGCACAACGGCAGTCATTTCATCACCAGCGAGTACTCCCCGATCCTTACAGGGATTATGGGAGCATGGCCTCATCCAATCTTGGTGGTGCAGCAATGGCACAAATTTTCAATCCTGTGATTGGAATGTTCGGGGAGCTGATATTCGCGAGAACTCTTGGGACGTCGAACACAAGTTTGTTTGCTTATTCTTACCCAAACTCTAATGATATTACGAGTAGCTATAGTAACAATAATAATCCTAGGATGAGAAGGCAAGAGTTGCAGCTTGAGAAGTCCCTGAATAGAGTGACCATCTTCTTTTTTTGTTGCATCATTTTGTGCCTTCTCTTGTTTTGA